A genome region from Leguminivora glycinivorella isolate SPB_JAAS2020 chromosome 13, LegGlyc_1.1, whole genome shotgun sequence includes the following:
- the LOC125232365 gene encoding uncharacterized protein LOC125232365 isoform X1: MSTCSVKWCGKATRSSNLKKDGITFHRFPKSPLTKSKWIDATHRGESWFPSKTSVICSRHFTADCFHQITNNRKRRRLLDSAVPTLYLPILASAPAEVDIEYAVEADIPEQSDAHVDTAPSINKDDFTGQHFKTAVAVLIQETVKDEEGTSSKQNDDHTLQASKMKTSPQQENVMLQAPTRKTCQIYDPDTPSAYDTPVEKRLCRRIIELKGKVKEKNLQLRKLRDSNRRLKRQIISLKSRMPLVESVKEEIITPESDPLA, from the exons atgtccacctgtagtgtgaaatggtgtggaaaggcaacaagaagctcaaatttaaaaaaagacgGAATTACATTCCACAg ATTTCCGAAATCACCGTTAACTAAAAGTAAGTGGATCGACGCCACGCACCGTGGGGAGTCGTGGTTTCCGAGCAAAACAAGCGTTATTTGCTCAAGACACTTCACTGCTGACTGTTTTCACCAAATAACAAACAATCGCAAACGGAGACGTCTATTGGACTCTGCAGTACCCACCTTATATTTGCCGATTTTG GCATCTGCTCCAGCAGAGGTAGACATCGAATATGCCGTGGAAGCTGATATACCAGAACAATCCGACGCTCATGTAGACACGGCTCCGAGTATAAACAAG GATGATTTTACTGGGCAACATTTCAAAACTGCAGTTGCGGTTCTAATACAAGAGACTGTTAAAGATGAAGAAGGCACATCTTCAAAACAG AATGACGATCATACGTTGCAAGCTTCAAAAATGAAGACATCACCTCAACAAGAAAACGTCATGTTACAAGCACCTACGAGAAAAACATGCCAAATCTATGATCCCGATACACCATCAGCTTATGATACTCCAGTCGAAAAACGACTCTGTAGAAGAATCATCGAACTAAAAGGCAAAGTGAAAGAGAAgaatttacaattgagaaaacTACGGGATTCTAACCGAAGGCTTAAACGtcaaattatttcattaaagtcGCGCATGCCCTTAGTGGAATCGGTGAAAGAAGAGATTATTACACCAGAGTCAGACCCCTTAGCATAA
- the LOC125232365 gene encoding uncharacterized protein LOC125232365 isoform X3 — MSTCSVKWCGKATRSSNLKKDGITFHRFPKSPLTKSKWIDATHRGESWFPSKTSVICSRHFTADCFHQITNNRKRRRLLDSAVPTLYLPILASAPAEVDIEYAVEADIPEQSDAHVDTAPSKDDFTGQHFKTAVAVLIQETVKDEEGTSSKQNDDHTLQASKMKTSPQQENVMLQAPTRKTCQIYDPDTPSAYDTPVEKRLCRRIIELKGKVKEKNLQLRKLRDSNRRLKRQIISLKSRMPLVESVKEEIITPESDPLA, encoded by the exons atgtccacctgtagtgtgaaatggtgtggaaaggcaacaagaagctcaaatttaaaaaaagacgGAATTACATTCCACAg ATTTCCGAAATCACCGTTAACTAAAAGTAAGTGGATCGACGCCACGCACCGTGGGGAGTCGTGGTTTCCGAGCAAAACAAGCGTTATTTGCTCAAGACACTTCACTGCTGACTGTTTTCACCAAATAACAAACAATCGCAAACGGAGACGTCTATTGGACTCTGCAGTACCCACCTTATATTTGCCGATTTTG GCATCTGCTCCAGCAGAGGTAGACATCGAATATGCCGTGGAAGCTGATATACCAGAACAATCCGACGCTCATGTAGACACGGCTCCGAGTA AGGATGATTTTACTGGGCAACATTTCAAAACTGCAGTTGCGGTTCTAATACAAGAGACTGTTAAAGATGAAGAAGGCACATCTTCAAAACAG AATGACGATCATACGTTGCAAGCTTCAAAAATGAAGACATCACCTCAACAAGAAAACGTCATGTTACAAGCACCTACGAGAAAAACATGCCAAATCTATGATCCCGATACACCATCAGCTTATGATACTCCAGTCGAAAAACGACTCTGTAGAAGAATCATCGAACTAAAAGGCAAAGTGAAAGAGAAgaatttacaattgagaaaacTACGGGATTCTAACCGAAGGCTTAAACGtcaaattatttcattaaagtcGCGCATGCCCTTAGTGGAATCGGTGAAAGAAGAGATTATTACACCAGAGTCAGACCCCTTAGCATAA
- the LOC125232365 gene encoding uncharacterized protein LOC125232365 isoform X2, with protein MVSCSMKWCGKSTNNSTYKKDGITFHRFPKSPLTKSKWIDATHRGESWFPSKTSVICSRHFTADCFHQITNNRKRRRLLDSAVPTLYLPILASAPAEVDIEYAVEADIPEQSDAHVDTAPSINKDDFTGQHFKTAVAVLIQETVKDEEGTSSKQNDDHTLQASKMKTSPQQENVMLQAPTRKTCQIYDPDTPSAYDTPVEKRLCRRIIELKGKVKEKNLQLRKLRDSNRRLKRQIISLKSRMPLVESVKEEIITPESDPLA; from the exons ATTTCCGAAATCACCGTTAACTAAAAGTAAGTGGATCGACGCCACGCACCGTGGGGAGTCGTGGTTTCCGAGCAAAACAAGCGTTATTTGCTCAAGACACTTCACTGCTGACTGTTTTCACCAAATAACAAACAATCGCAAACGGAGACGTCTATTGGACTCTGCAGTACCCACCTTATATTTGCCGATTTTG GCATCTGCTCCAGCAGAGGTAGACATCGAATATGCCGTGGAAGCTGATATACCAGAACAATCCGACGCTCATGTAGACACGGCTCCGAGTATAAACAAG GATGATTTTACTGGGCAACATTTCAAAACTGCAGTTGCGGTTCTAATACAAGAGACTGTTAAAGATGAAGAAGGCACATCTTCAAAACAG AATGACGATCATACGTTGCAAGCTTCAAAAATGAAGACATCACCTCAACAAGAAAACGTCATGTTACAAGCACCTACGAGAAAAACATGCCAAATCTATGATCCCGATACACCATCAGCTTATGATACTCCAGTCGAAAAACGACTCTGTAGAAGAATCATCGAACTAAAAGGCAAAGTGAAAGAGAAgaatttacaattgagaaaacTACGGGATTCTAACCGAAGGCTTAAACGtcaaattatttcattaaagtcGCGCATGCCCTTAGTGGAATCGGTGAAAGAAGAGATTATTACACCAGAGTCAGACCCCTTAGCATAA